One stretch of Prunus persica cultivar Lovell chromosome G1, Prunus_persica_NCBIv2, whole genome shotgun sequence DNA includes these proteins:
- the LOC18791231 gene encoding 60S acidic ribosomal protein P0 — protein sequence MAPKPSKAEKKIAYDSKLCQLLDEYGQILIVAADNVGSNQLQNIRKGLRGDSIVLMGKNTMMKRSIRIHAEKTGNNVYLNLVPLLVGNVGLIFTKGDLKEVSEEVAKYKVGAPARVGLVAPIDVVVPPGNTGLDPSQTSFFQVLNIPTKINKGTVEIITPVELIKKGDKVGSSEAALLAKLGIRPFSYGLVVQTVYDNGSVFSPEVLDLTEDDLMVKFALGVSMVTSLALAIAYPTLAAAPHMFLNAYKNVLAVSLATEYTFPQAEKVKEYLKDPSKFAAAVAPVAADAAPAAAAKVEEKKEEPAEESDEDIGFSLFDD from the exons ATGGCACCAAAACCCTCCAAGGCCGAGAAGAAGATCGCATACGACTCTAAGCTGTGCCAGCTTCTCGATGAGTATGGCCAGATCCTCATCGTGGCTGCAGACAACGTTGGCTCCAATCAGCTGCAGAACATCCGCAAGGGTCTGCGTGGAGACTCCATTGTTCTGATGGGTAAGAACACTATGATGAAGAGGTCAATCAGAATCCATGCTGAGAAGACCGGCAACAATGTATACCTGAACCTCGTCCCCCTTCTTGTG GGCAATGTGGGTCTGATTTTCACCAAGGGTGATTTGAAGGAAGTCAGCGAGGAGGTTGCCAAGTACAAG GTTGGAGCTCCCGCTCGTGTTGGTTTAGTTGCTCCAATTGATGTCGTTGTCCCTCCTGGAAACACTGGGCTGGACCCATCTCAGACCTCTTTCTTCCAG GTCTTGAATATCCCAACCAAGATTAACAAGGGTACTGTTGAAATCATTACCCCTGTTGAACTTATCAAGAAGGGTGACAAGGTTGGGTCTTCTGAGGCTGCCCTCCTTGCAAAGCTTGGAATTAGGCCATTCTCTTACGGTCTTGTTGTCCAGACCGTTTATGACAATGGTTCTGTCTTCAGCCCTGAGGTTCTGGATCTGACTGAGGATGACCTCATGGTGAAGTTTGCTTTAGGTGTCTCCATGGTCACTTCATTGGCGTTGGCCATTGCTTACCCAACGCTTGCAGCTGCCCCACACATGTTCCTTAACGCATACAAGAATGTGCTGGCAGTTTCTCTTGCCACAGAGTATACCTTCCCACAAGCAGAGAAGGTCAAGGAGTATTTGAAG GACCCTAGCAAGTTTGCTGCTGCTGTGGCCCCTGTTGCTGCTGATGCTGCACCAGCTGCTGCCGCCAAGGTGGAAGAGAAAAAGGAGGAGCCTGCTGAGGAATCGGATGAAGATATTGGTTTCAGTTTGTTTGATGATTAA